The Anabrus simplex isolate iqAnaSimp1 chromosome 1, ASM4041472v1, whole genome shotgun sequence genome window below encodes:
- the LOC136871987 gene encoding protein lethal(2)essential for life: MSLAPYMLNDFFGDLDVFRPRPLFDQNFGLGLFDEDMLFPQLNSMYLRPWRRMAARDSGVSNIQYDKDAFRANIDVQQFKPEEIVVKTVGNSVVVEGKHEERPDEHGFISREFQRRYTLPKDVDPNAVTSKLTSDGILTIEAPRKALPAPEGERVVPITQVGAPAVTQVPKQSAKQGQEPMVQ; this comes from the exons ATGTCTCTTGCTCCATACATGCTGAACGATTTCTTTGGCGACTTGGATGTTTTCCGCCCAAGGCCTCTCTTCGATCAAAACTTTGGACTGGGCCTCTTTGATGAAGATATGCTGTTTCCTCAACTTAACTCCATGTACTTGAGACCATGGCGTAGAATGGCTGCCCGTGACAGTGGTGTGTCAAACATTCAATACGATAAGGATGCATTCCGG GCAAACATCGATGTACAGCAGTTCAAACCTGAGGAAATTGTTGTCAAGACTGTAGGAAATTCTGTCGTGGTTGAAGGAAAACACGAAGAGAGACCAGATGAACATGGATTCATCTCTCGCGAATTCCAGAGGCGGTACACATTACCCAAGGATGTTGATCCTAATGCCGTTACATCCAAGCTCACTTCAGATGGAATCCTCACTATTGAAGCACCTCGCAAG GCTTTACCTGCTCCTGAAGGGGAGCGCGTTGTCCCAATCACTCAAGTGGGAGCCCCTGCTGTCACTCAAGTTCCAAAACAAAGTGCCAAGCAAGGACAAGAGCCAATGGTGCAGTAA